The region GATAGTAATACAGCCCCTCCTGTAGGAGATGATTGTGATCAGATGAATCTTGTCCAGCAGAAATCTCTCAACCCTACTGTTAGCCAACCACATTCGTCCCCAAGTTACCCCTCTACATCTCTGTCCCCAGCTCTTGAGGTAACTATGCCCCCTGAGCCTGAAAGCACATTGCCAGATCAAGTGGATGTAGCTCAAAAGGAAGAGGCTACCATTGTGGACAATCCTCAAGATAACAGCAAATCTTCTGAAGATGCAGTTGACAAAGAACCTGAGAATAtatctgccacaaaagagcacctgCCCGGAGCCAAACAAGACTTGGTTCCCCAGGACAAAACTATTTCTATCCCCAGCAGAGGAATTTCACATAGTTTGCCCAGAAATAACAACTTAATGAAATTGTTGGCAACAGCCTATATGAAACGCTTTCAGCCTCTGCAATCTCAGAGACCAAGTAAGAAAATAGTTGCCCCCAAAACAGAAGTAATCCCAGTTGAGATAGCAACAGAATCAGAGTCTTCCACTAACACCAGTCCTTCTGTTGGAGAGTTAAGACAACTGCTTAAAAAAGCTAGTACAAAGACAAAGGCTCCTGCTGTTGGCAGAATTCTTGATTCTAGTAAGAAGAGCATTGTGTCTCTGACCAAGACCCTCTCCCCTGTCGTGCTTCTTGAAACCAGACAAAAGCTCATTGATCCTGGCAGTAATGGCACACAGGGGCGATATCAATGTGGCCGCTGCCGTAAGGTCTTTCAAGACCTGAAATATTTGACAGAGCATAATTTTCTACACAGGAAAGAAAGAATTAAATGCTGTCGTCATTGCAAACAACTGATTATAGGAAAACTGCCCTTTACAGACAAGCACATCTGTCCACAATTTGCCAGCAGGTTTGTACAGAAGTCTAGCGCTTTCAGAGGAAAGCTGCCCTTTGTCCATAAGATAGGATCATTCCATAATAAGCAAATCTATCTGAATAATAATgctaaaaaggtttttttttgtccatTGTGCAAGCACAGCTATTCACGGAGGTATAACCTCAAAGTGCACAAGTGTCAGGGCCCAGGTTCATCCCTCCCTCAGCATGCCACTTCCTCCATTCAGAACTCAATATTGTTGACATCAAACAGTCAGGACAATACTGATACAGAGATTACTGATGGGCTTCAAATTTCCAAGAGCATTGCTGTTGGCACTGAAACAACAGATAGTATCAAGGTAGAGATCATTACAGCAAATTCAAAACAATCTGAAATTTCAGATTCAGCCTGGTCGGGTTCAGCCAAAAGCTTCTCACCCTTCTATCTCAAAGCTCCCCTTCTGCAGCAAATTGAGGATGGCTCTACAAGCGGCAACTCACAGCAGCATGAAGAGGATGGTAACACTGATGATGCAGTTTCTCATGAAGACAGGGATAGAGGGCAGTGGACAATGCCCTTGGATGATGAAATGGAAGTGCTTAGTATTGGAGAGGATGCAGACAGTGAACCAGAGGTTAAGCAGTCAGTGTCAGAAGAGTCTGAAAAGCCTGCTCAAATCACACGTTTGCCCTATTTTATCAAAGATGGTGTGAAACGTTACCCTTGCAATAGATGTCAGAAGACCTATAGTAGGCTTTCCACCTTAAGGCGCCATCTTAGGTTGTGTGGATTTAGGTCACATGGATTTGGGGCAACATCGCAGAGTGATGGTGATGTTAGTATTTTAGGAGCCACACAACCATTTACTGATAAGGTGAAACCTTTATTTGATTGTTTTGTCTGCGGGAAGAGTTTTACTCGCAAAGATAATATGTTGGCTCATATCAAGAAATGTATGCTAAAACGAACCACGTCTGGAATGGACAGTGTGACATTACAACCAAATTTCTCAGGCAGTGGATCAGAAGGTCAAATCCAGCAGGATGATGTGGGTAATTGGGGTATCATGTCACTGCCCTCCGTGCTTCCCAGGAGGGTGACATGTGAGTGTGGGGCTGGGTTTACATCTCCAAGGCTACTCCTTGAGCATCTGCAGAAGCATGCGCAGGAGTCCTATACGTGTCCCACCTGTGGTGAGACA is a window of Lampris incognitus isolate fLamInc1 chromosome 9, fLamInc1.hap2, whole genome shotgun sequence DNA encoding:
- the im:7147486 gene encoding zinc finger protein Xfin, translating into MLGLQGNSSSSKVYRCVACSATFTGLASLLVHQATHANSLSKVPAPPPAQPYSNLHDKAVPFKMLPNVQPTPPVPLPENTTPSFYICDCGEEFQDFNLMLEHKRSHSSTPQLLQPLDSNTAPPVGDDCDQMNLVQQKSLNPTVSQPHSSPSYPSTSLSPALEVTMPPEPESTLPDQVDVAQKEEATIVDNPQDNSKSSEDAVDKEPENISATKEHLPGAKQDLVPQDKTISIPSRGISHSLPRNNNLMKLLATAYMKRFQPLQSQRPSKKIVAPKTEVIPVEIATESESSTNTSPSVGELRQLLKKASTKTKAPAVGRILDSSKKSIVSLTKTLSPVVLLETRQKLIDPGSNGTQGRYQCGRCRKVFQDLKYLTEHNFLHRKERIKCCRHCKQLIIGKLPFTDKHICPQFASRFVQKSSAFRGKLPFVHKIGSFHNKQIYLNNNAKKVFFCPLCKHSYSRRYNLKVHKCQGPGSSLPQHATSSIQNSILLTSNSQDNTDTEITDGLQISKSIAVGTETTDSIKVEIITANSKQSEISDSAWSGSAKSFSPFYLKAPLLQQIEDGSTSGNSQQHEEDGNTDDAVSHEDRDRGQWTMPLDDEMEVLSIGEDADSEPEVKQSVSEESEKPAQITRLPYFIKDGVKRYPCNRCQKTYSRLSTLRRHLRLCGFRSHGFGATSQSDGDVSILGATQPFTDKVKPLFDCFVCGKSFTRKDNMLAHIKKCMLKRTTSGMDSVTLQPNFSGSGSEGQIQQDDVGNWGIMSLPSVLPRRVTCECGAGFTSPRLLLEHLQKHAQESYTCPTCGETVNSWADYEVHLQIHMHPHHLLYKGLQPQRSQPLLLRFQQQTSQQQPVHPQHQPPLKQPRPFHLPGPSIKKQRIACMRCNNTFSSRCSLRRHISLNRCKGGQVGNPPKPYRCSRCNTDLPNAVSLIFHQRSGICKPAIKPERCPVCPRWFANLEGLQKHLLTHNQSQSHHCDVCQGNYPTLKSLKNHRRRVHRIMAGDSVPKPEQV